The following proteins come from a genomic window of Methylorubrum populi:
- a CDS encoding cell division protein ZapA, producing the protein MPHVNVTIAGKSYRMACGPGEEEHLSALAKSFDDRITEMRGAFGEIGDMRLHVMASLTLADELHEARRRIADLERNAAQGAAEQARLAGGVGIAAERIDRLARALSGQPAAHAPGKGEADRGR; encoded by the coding sequence ATGCCGCACGTCAACGTCACCATCGCGGGCAAGAGCTACCGCATGGCCTGCGGCCCCGGCGAGGAGGAGCATCTCTCCGCCCTCGCCAAGAGCTTCGACGACCGGATCACCGAGATGCGCGGCGCCTTCGGCGAGATCGGCGACATGCGCCTGCACGTCATGGCCTCGCTGACGCTGGCCGACGAGTTGCACGAGGCCCGGCGGCGAATCGCCGATCTGGAGCGGAACGCGGCCCAGGGCGCCGCCGAGCAGGCGCGGCTCGCCGGCGGCGTCGGCATCGCCGCCGAGCGGATCGACCGGCTTGCCCGCGCCCTGTCGGGGCAGCCGGCCGCGCATGCCCCCGGCAAGGGCGAGGCCGACCGCGGACGTTGA
- a CDS encoding DUF4926 domain-containing protein — protein MTVEAFYTLRQQAPRSVFKDLDRVVLTAEVTTDDGDRVEAGSAGTVVGVWRDGAAYEVEFTTPVAGLATVLPSALRALTLKP, from the coding sequence ATGACGGTGGAAGCATTCTACACTCTACGTCAGCAGGCTCCGCGGTCCGTCTTCAAGGATCTCGACCGCGTCGTCCTGACGGCCGAAGTGACGACCGACGACGGCGATCGTGTCGAGGCGGGATCCGCGGGGACAGTGGTCGGCGTCTGGCGCGATGGCGCGGCCTATGAGGTGGAATTCACGACGCCCGTCGCGGGTCTGGCGACGGTGCTTCCGAGCGCCCTGCGCGCCTTGACCCTGAAGCCTTGA
- a CDS encoding DUF6883 domain-containing protein produces the protein MNRPTRSPSAFTISSDKIVDYLLNSTHPDGGSKARFLAMFGFSIFAPEVLAQALPAHAKPEHLAREGLTPLGDVKLVYEGPLQTPHGRSPTVPTVWRLISDDTAYFVTAVPLKESR, from the coding sequence TTGAACAGACCGACACGATCGCCTTCGGCTTTCACGATCAGTTCGGACAAAATCGTCGATTACCTCTTGAATTCGACGCATCCCGACGGTGGATCCAAGGCGCGCTTTCTGGCGATGTTCGGCTTTTCAATCTTCGCCCCGGAGGTCTTGGCTCAAGCATTGCCTGCTCATGCCAAGCCCGAACACTTGGCCAGGGAGGGGCTGACACCCCTCGGTGACGTGAAGCTCGTCTACGAAGGTCCGCTACAGACGCCCCATGGGCGTTCGCCGACTGTGCCAACAGTCTGGCGCCTCATTTCCGATGATACGGCCTACTTCGTCACGGCCGTACCATTGAAAGAGAGCCGCTAA
- a CDS encoding ABC transporter transmembrane domain-containing protein yields MARRRDASSGARSDLREDPRAALRGQAPLGALKPLIPFASRYRGRILAALISLIAASGATLVVPIAIRRVIDHGFSPEGQALINSYFVALLGVVAVLAVSSAGRYYSVVTLGERVVADLRSAVFARLTSLDPTFFDKSQSGEIVSRLTADATQVKAVFGVSISILLRNLFLFVGAVVMMVWTSPGLSILVLAAIPLIVFPLILSGRGVRRRSRAAQDRLADASAYAAEAVGAVRTMQAFGMGRATAERFADASENAYRAARASITARALLTGVAIFLISASVVGVLWYGAKGVLAGTMSAGLLSQFVLYAVFGASALGQLSEVYGELAQAAGAAERLGEILAAEPAIRSPEHPVALPSPARGAVAFEAVRFRYPTRPEHAALDGISFTAAPGERIALVGPSGAGKTTVLQLLLRFYDPDEGRVTIDGVPLPQADLDALRQRLSLVPQDPVVFSGTVLENIRYGRPGASEAEVEEAARLANADGFVRALPQGYATLLGERGTTLSGGQRQRIAIARAILKDAPVLLLDEATSALDAESERAVQNALDRLMQGRTTLVIAHRLATIRAADRILVFDGGKIVEEGTHESLLARGALYAQLASLQFADSFDESARARDPRPKHAAE; encoded by the coding sequence ATGGCCCGCAGGCGTGACGCGTCGTCCGGCGCAAGGAGCGACCTGCGGGAAGACCCGCGGGCGGCCCTCCGGGGGCAGGCGCCGCTCGGGGCGCTCAAACCCCTGATTCCCTTCGCGAGCCGCTATCGAGGCCGCATCCTCGCGGCGCTGATCTCGCTGATCGCGGCTTCCGGCGCGACGCTCGTCGTGCCGATCGCGATTCGTCGGGTGATCGACCACGGCTTCTCGCCGGAGGGGCAGGCGCTCATCAACTCCTACTTCGTGGCGCTGCTCGGCGTGGTGGCGGTGCTCGCGGTTTCGAGCGCGGGCCGCTATTACTCGGTGGTGACGCTCGGCGAGCGCGTCGTGGCGGATCTGCGCTCGGCAGTGTTCGCCCGGCTGACGAGCCTCGATCCGACCTTCTTCGACAAGTCGCAGTCCGGGGAGATCGTCTCGCGGCTGACCGCCGACGCGACGCAGGTCAAGGCGGTGTTCGGCGTCTCGATCTCGATCCTGCTGCGCAACCTGTTCCTGTTCGTCGGCGCCGTCGTGATGATGGTCTGGACGAGCCCCGGCCTGTCGATCCTCGTCTTGGCGGCGATCCCGCTCATCGTCTTCCCGCTGATCCTGTCGGGCCGCGGCGTGCGCCGCCGCTCGCGGGCGGCGCAGGACCGGCTCGCCGACGCGTCCGCCTACGCGGCGGAGGCCGTGGGCGCCGTGCGCACGATGCAGGCCTTCGGCATGGGCCGCGCCACCGCCGAGCGCTTCGCCGACGCCTCCGAGAACGCCTACCGGGCGGCGCGCGCCTCGATCACGGCCCGCGCCCTGCTCACGGGTGTCGCGATCTTCCTGATCTCGGCCTCGGTGGTCGGCGTCCTGTGGTACGGCGCCAAGGGTGTGCTCGCGGGCACCATGAGTGCCGGCCTGCTCTCGCAATTCGTCCTCTACGCGGTCTTCGGTGCCAGCGCGCTCGGCCAGCTCTCCGAAGTCTACGGCGAACTCGCGCAGGCGGCGGGCGCCGCCGAGCGGCTCGGCGAGATCCTCGCCGCCGAGCCGGCGATCCGCTCCCCCGAGCACCCGGTCGCCCTGCCGAGCCCGGCCCGCGGCGCGGTCGCCTTCGAGGCGGTGCGCTTCCGCTACCCGACCCGGCCCGAGCACGCTGCGCTCGACGGCATCTCCTTCACCGCGGCCCCGGGCGAGCGCATCGCCCTGGTCGGCCCTTCGGGCGCCGGCAAGACCACGGTGCTGCAACTGCTGCTGCGCTTCTACGACCCGGACGAGGGCCGCGTGACGATCGACGGCGTGCCCCTGCCGCAGGCCGATCTCGACGCCCTTCGGCAACGCCTGTCGCTCGTGCCGCAGGATCCGGTGGTGTTCTCCGGAACGGTGCTGGAGAACATTCGCTACGGCCGTCCCGGCGCCAGCGAGGCGGAGGTGGAGGAGGCCGCCCGGCTCGCCAATGCCGACGGCTTCGTCCGTGCCCTGCCGCAGGGCTACGCGACGCTGCTCGGCGAGCGCGGCACCACGCTCTCGGGCGGGCAGCGCCAGCGGATCGCCATCGCCCGCGCCATCCTCAAGGACGCGCCGGTCCTGCTCCTCGACGAGGCCACCTCCGCCCTCGACGCGGAGAGCGAGCGGGCCGTGCAGAACGCCCTCGACCGGCTGATGCAGGGCCGCACCACCCTGGTGATCGCCCACCGCCTCGCGACGATCCGCGCTGCTGACCGCATCCTCGTCTTCGACGGCGGCAAGATCGTCGAGGAGGGCACGCACGAGAGCCTGCTCGCCCGCGGCGCCCTCTACGCGCAGCTTGCCAGCCTGCAATTCGCCGACAGCTTCGACGAGAGCGCGCGGGCGCGCGATCCGCGTCCGAAACACGCCGCGGAATAA
- a CDS encoding TIGR00282 family metallophosphoesterase: protein MRILFLGDIVGRSGRYAVTERLPALRERWRLDCVVINGENAAGGFGITESICDEILQAGADAVTLGNHSFDQREALVFIARQPRLIRPANYPPGTPGRGATVVETARGARVLVVNVMGRIYLDPLDDPFTAADRELDACPLGAAADAVIVDMHAEATSEKQAMGHFLDGRASLVVGTHTHAPTGDHRILPHGTAYLSDAGMCGDYDSILGMQKEEPVRRFLQKTPGSRLEAATGEGTLCGVAVETDDATGLARRVWAVRLGPHLEETWPREWD from the coding sequence ATGCGCATCCTCTTTCTCGGCGACATCGTCGGGCGCTCCGGCCGCTATGCCGTCACTGAACGGCTTCCGGCCCTGCGCGAGCGCTGGCGCCTCGACTGCGTGGTGATCAACGGCGAGAACGCCGCCGGCGGCTTCGGCATCACCGAATCGATCTGCGACGAGATCCTCCAGGCCGGCGCCGACGCGGTGACCCTCGGCAACCACTCCTTCGACCAGCGCGAGGCGCTCGTCTTCATCGCCCGCCAGCCCCGGCTGATCCGGCCGGCGAACTACCCGCCCGGCACCCCCGGCCGGGGCGCGACGGTGGTCGAGACCGCACGCGGCGCCCGCGTGCTCGTCGTCAACGTGATGGGCCGCATCTATCTCGACCCCCTCGACGACCCCTTCACCGCCGCCGACCGGGAGCTCGACGCCTGCCCACTCGGCGCGGCAGCCGATGCCGTCATTGTCGACATGCACGCGGAGGCGACCAGCGAGAAGCAGGCCATGGGGCATTTCCTCGACGGCCGCGCCAGCCTCGTCGTCGGCACCCACACCCACGCGCCGACCGGCGACCACCGCATCCTGCCCCACGGCACCGCCTATCTCTCGGATGCCGGGATGTGCGGCGACTACGATTCGATTCTCGGCATGCAGAAGGAGGAGCCGGTGCGCCGCTTCCTGCAGAAGACGCCGGGCTCGCGTCTCGAAGCGGCCACCGGCGAGGGCACCCTGTGCGGCGTCGCCGTCGAGACCGACGACGCGACGGGGTTGGCCCGGCGGGTCTGGGCCGTACGCCTCGGGCCGCATCTGGAAGAGACCTGGCCGCGCGAGTGGGATTGA
- a CDS encoding D-cysteine desulfhydrase family protein, whose amino-acid sequence MDLTRFPRVALTDGPTPIRSLDRLSTHLGHELNGVRLFVKRDDVGPVGLGGNKLRKLEFLLGQALAERTDTVITVGALQSNHARLTAASAARMGLACELFLTRSVPREDADYTGNGNRLLQDLFGARIHLLPGEADSLALAEARADELRAEGRRVSVFPSGGSSPLGCLGYAACAAEILEQSANLGLGFARIVVPNGSSSTHAGLAAGLAAAGRDPHLAQSYTVLAPEAEARAATLARARDTLALIDGGHTLSDDAIRVDGAHRGPGYGIPTGGMREAVRLMARTEGLLLDPVYSGKAFAGLLHDVRAGLYERGALVLFVMTGGVPGLFAYRSEF is encoded by the coding sequence ATGGACCTCACCCGCTTCCCCCGTGTGGCGCTCACCGACGGGCCGACGCCGATCCGCTCGCTCGACCGGCTCTCGACCCATCTCGGGCACGAATTGAACGGTGTCCGCCTGTTCGTGAAGCGCGACGATGTCGGCCCGGTGGGCCTGGGCGGCAACAAGCTGCGCAAGCTCGAATTCCTGCTCGGCCAGGCGCTGGCGGAGCGGACCGACACGGTGATCACCGTCGGCGCGCTGCAATCGAACCATGCCCGGCTCACCGCCGCCTCGGCCGCGCGGATGGGACTGGCCTGCGAGCTGTTCCTCACCCGCAGCGTCCCGCGGGAGGATGCCGACTATACCGGCAACGGCAATCGTCTGCTGCAGGACCTGTTCGGTGCCCGCATCCACCTGCTGCCGGGCGAGGCCGATTCGCTGGCCCTGGCCGAGGCGCGGGCGGACGAGCTGCGGGCGGAGGGCCGGCGGGTCTCCGTCTTCCCATCCGGCGGGTCGAGCCCGCTCGGCTGCCTCGGCTACGCGGCCTGCGCCGCCGAGATCCTCGAGCAATCCGCCAATCTCGGTCTCGGCTTCGCCCGGATCGTCGTGCCGAACGGCAGTTCCAGCACCCATGCCGGCCTCGCCGCCGGGCTTGCCGCCGCCGGACGCGACCCGCACTTGGCGCAGTCCTACACGGTGCTCGCTCCTGAAGCCGAGGCGCGGGCGGCGACGCTTGCCCGGGCCCGCGACACACTCGCGCTGATCGACGGTGGCCACACGCTCTCCGACGACGCCATCCGCGTGGACGGCGCCCATCGCGGACCCGGCTACGGCATCCCGACCGGGGGCATGCGCGAGGCCGTGCGGCTCATGGCGCGCACGGAAGGACTACTGCTCGATCCCGTCTACAGCGGCAAGGCGTTCGCGGGGCTGCTCCACGACGTGCGCGCGGGCCTGTACGAGCGCGGTGCGCTTGTGCTGTTCGTGATGACCGGCGGCGTGCCGGGGCTGTTCGCGTATCGGAGCGAGTTTTAG
- a CDS encoding MotA/TolQ/ExbB proton channel family protein, protein MAARSASPDTPPLAKPGMTLVRMLVFLALAGFLAFVLYKQITPAFLANPGLNGLILGVLLIAVLLAFGQVTRLFREVRYVNAVAAGQNPKDRPALLAPLLPAIAARRDGMTLSSTRAHLDTTAVRLDEGREILRYIAGILILLGLLGTFWGLIETLSAVGSVIGGMRGGGDAAVMFDELKSGLAVPLSGIGLAFSASLFGLASSLIVGFLDLQAGQAHSRFHNELEDWLVSGEEQAVAPATITARPAPEHDPAIARELQAAVDRLSGVIAEGAGGRGATQAMTNLAEGIQGLVQHMRAEQQMIRDWVEAQAARERELKQVLDRLAREKVN, encoded by the coding sequence ATGGCGGCCCGTTCCGCGTCCCCCGACACGCCTCCCCTGGCCAAGCCCGGTATGACGCTGGTGCGGATGCTGGTGTTCCTGGCGCTCGCGGGCTTCCTCGCCTTCGTCCTCTACAAGCAGATCACCCCGGCCTTTCTCGCCAATCCGGGCCTGAACGGGCTGATCCTCGGCGTGCTGCTGATCGCGGTGCTGCTCGCCTTCGGGCAGGTGACGCGCCTCTTCCGCGAGGTCCGCTACGTCAACGCCGTGGCCGCGGGGCAAAACCCGAAGGACCGGCCGGCCCTGCTCGCGCCGCTGCTGCCCGCCATCGCGGCGCGGCGCGATGGGATGACGCTTTCGAGCACCCGCGCGCATCTCGACACCACCGCCGTGCGGCTCGACGAGGGCCGCGAGATCCTGCGCTACATCGCCGGCATCCTGATCTTGCTCGGCCTGCTCGGCACCTTCTGGGGCCTGATCGAGACGCTCTCGGCGGTGGGTTCGGTGATCGGCGGCATGCGCGGCGGCGGCGACGCTGCGGTGATGTTCGACGAACTCAAGAGTGGGCTCGCGGTGCCGCTCTCCGGCATCGGCCTCGCCTTCTCGGCCTCGCTGTTCGGCCTCGCCTCCTCCCTGATCGTCGGCTTCCTCGACCTCCAGGCGGGCCAGGCGCATTCCCGCTTCCACAACGAGCTGGAGGACTGGCTAGTCTCCGGGGAGGAGCAGGCGGTCGCCCCCGCTACGATCACGGCGCGCCCCGCGCCGGAGCACGACCCCGCCATCGCCCGCGAGCTGCAGGCCGCGGTGGACCGCCTGAGCGGGGTCATCGCCGAGGGCGCCGGGGGCCGGGGCGCGACCCAGGCCATGACCAACCTCGCCGAGGGCATCCAGGGGCTGGTGCAGCACATGCGCGCCGAGCAGCAGATGATCCGCGACTGGGTCGAGGCCCAGGCCGCCCGGGAGCGCGAGCTGAAGCAGGTGCTCGACCGGCTGGCGCGCGAAAAGGTCAACTAG
- a CDS encoding 5-formyltetrahydrofolate cyclo-ligase gives MAPHSSSERSLKASLRAEALKRRDALSPEARTAGSLAAAETIAALPELAQAPLVGAFWPIRSEIDPRPLIERLFARGQRVALPKVTKQGLVFREWRAGEELVTGGFGLSEPHDDLPPLDPTALIVPLAAFDRAGQRIGYGAGYYDQAIERLSKNGPVLTVGIAFSVQEIARVPAEPHDRPLDHLVTETGPVPLRQG, from the coding sequence GTGGCTCCGCACTCTTCCTCCGAACGCTCGCTCAAGGCGAGCCTCCGCGCCGAGGCGCTCAAGCGTCGCGACGCACTCTCGCCCGAGGCCCGCACCGCCGGCTCGCTCGCCGCCGCCGAGACCATCGCGGCGCTTCCCGAGCTCGCGCAGGCGCCGCTGGTCGGCGCCTTCTGGCCGATCCGCTCCGAGATCGACCCGCGCCCGCTGATCGAGCGCCTGTTCGCCCGCGGCCAGCGTGTGGCGTTGCCGAAGGTGACGAAGCAGGGCCTCGTCTTCCGGGAATGGCGGGCGGGCGAAGAACTGGTGACCGGCGGCTTCGGTCTCAGCGAACCGCACGACGACCTGCCCCCGCTCGACCCCACCGCCCTGATCGTGCCGCTCGCCGCCTTCGACCGCGCGGGCCAGCGCATCGGCTACGGCGCGGGCTACTACGATCAGGCGATCGAGCGCCTGTCGAAGAACGGCCCCGTGCTGACGGTGGGCATCGCCTTCTCCGTGCAGGAAATCGCCCGCGTCCCGGCCGAGCCGCACGACCGCCCCCTCGACCATCTCGTGACCGAGACCGGACCGGTGCCGCTCCGGCAGGGCTGA
- a CDS encoding DUF4164 domain-containing protein yields MARTDSKALPVKEQGKDQARGQEGGLEEALHRLDTALALLETAVARKLEAERSRGDRETEFALLEEDRVRLAAELDAAGARLARMTSTTGEVNRRLDRAIETVEDVLSGSAGR; encoded by the coding sequence ATGGCGCGGACGGATTCAAAGGCGTTGCCGGTGAAGGAGCAGGGGAAGGACCAGGCCAGGGGGCAGGAGGGCGGCCTGGAAGAGGCGCTGCACCGTCTCGACACGGCGCTCGCGCTGCTGGAGACGGCGGTGGCCCGCAAGCTTGAGGCCGAGCGCAGCCGCGGCGACCGGGAGACCGAATTCGCCCTGCTCGAGGAGGACCGGGTGCGGCTCGCCGCCGAGCTCGACGCGGCGGGCGCGCGGCTCGCCCGGATGACGAGCACCACCGGCGAGGTGAACCGCCGCCTCGATCGCGCCATCGAGACGGTGGAAGATGTGCTGTCCGGCTCCGCCGGGCGCTGA
- a CDS encoding peptidoglycan -binding protein, which translates to MASIRARSQRSLNVWPGYVDALATLLLAVVFLLTVFVVGQFFLSQELTGRDAVLNRLNRQIADLTDLLALERSGRRAQEEAAAGLRNTLTATEAERDRLRALADASEAAQGKSADVDAQLAAERGATQRAQNQVELLNEQIRALRRQLAALEDALAASESRDRESQARIAELGSRLNVALAQRVQELARYRSDFFGRLRQIIGSRTDVRVVGDRFVLQSEVLFAAGSAALKPDAEPELDRIAGAILDIAREIPADIPWVLRVDGHTDARPIQSAQFPSNWALSAARAIAVVQYLRTKGIPPQRLLAGAFGEFQPLDSGTSDEAYARNRRIEMKLTER; encoded by the coding sequence ATGGCGTCGATCCGTGCCCGCTCGCAGCGCAGCCTCAACGTCTGGCCGGGCTACGTCGATGCGCTCGCGACGCTCCTGCTCGCGGTCGTGTTCCTGCTCACCGTCTTCGTGGTGGGGCAATTCTTCCTCTCGCAGGAATTGACCGGGCGCGACGCGGTCCTCAACCGCCTCAACCGCCAGATCGCCGACCTCACCGACCTGCTGGCGCTGGAGCGCTCCGGCCGCCGCGCCCAGGAAGAGGCGGCCGCGGGCCTTCGCAACACCCTGACCGCCACCGAGGCCGAGCGCGACCGGCTCCGCGCGCTCGCCGACGCCAGCGAGGCGGCGCAGGGCAAGAGTGCCGACGTCGATGCCCAACTCGCCGCCGAGCGGGGCGCGACGCAGCGGGCGCAGAATCAGGTCGAGCTGCTCAACGAGCAGATCCGGGCGCTACGCCGCCAGCTCGCAGCACTCGAGGACGCGCTCGCGGCCTCCGAATCCCGTGACCGGGAGAGCCAGGCGCGGATCGCCGAGCTCGGCAGCCGCCTCAACGTGGCCCTCGCCCAGCGGGTGCAGGAACTCGCCCGCTACCGCTCCGACTTCTTCGGGCGCCTGCGGCAGATCATCGGCAGCCGAACCGATGTCCGCGTCGTCGGCGATCGCTTCGTACTGCAATCCGAGGTGCTGTTCGCGGCAGGCTCAGCGGCGCTCAAGCCGGACGCCGAGCCGGAGCTCGATCGGATCGCGGGGGCGATCCTCGACATCGCGCGGGAGATTCCGGCCGACATTCCCTGGGTGCTGCGCGTCGACGGCCATACCGACGCGCGGCCGATCCAGTCGGCGCAGTTCCCGTCGAACTGGGCGCTGTCGGCGGCGCGCGCCATCGCGGTCGTGCAGTACCTGCGGACCAAGGGAATCCCGCCGCAGCGGCTGCTCGCGGGCGCCTTCGGCGAGTTCCAGCCGCTCGATTCGGGAACGAGCGATGAGGCCTACGCGCGCAACCGGCGGATCGAGATGAAGCTGACGGAGCGGTGA